One genomic segment of Suncus etruscus isolate mSunEtr1 chromosome 15, mSunEtr1.pri.cur, whole genome shotgun sequence includes these proteins:
- the LOC126029867 gene encoding olfactory receptor 7D4-like has protein sequence MYLIAVFGNLLIILAVSSDSHLHTPMYFFLCNLSFVDICYTSSTVPKMLVNIQTHSNVIIYEGCLTQMYFVIVFAELDIFLLTVMAYDRFVAICHPLHYTVIMNPWLCELLVLGSWLSLVSLFYCTALGVYLSPTDTHSSQSMSTASAMYSVVTPMLNPFMYSLRNKDIKRALKAFFVKESIKGGLS, from the exons ATGTACCTTATCGCTGTCTTTGGAAACCTGCTCATCATCTTGGCTGTCAGCTCAGACTCTCACCTCCACacacccatgtacttcttcctctgcAATCTGTCCTTTGTGGACATATGTTACACATCCTCTACTGTCCCAAAGATGCTGGTGAATATTCAGACACACAGCAACGTCATCATCTATGAAGGCTGCCTCACTCAGATGTATTTTGTCATAGTCTTCGCAGAGTTGGACATCTTTCTCCTGACTGTGATGGCCTATGACCGCTTTGTGGCCATCTGCCACCCTCTGCACTACACAGTCATTATGAATCCCTGGCTCTGTGAACTCTTAGTTCTGGGATCCTGG CTCTCTCTTGTCTCCTTATTTTATTGTACAGCCTTAGGAGTTTACCTCAGCCCTACTGATACCCACAGCTCACAGTCAATGTCAACAGCCTCAGCCATGTACAGTGTGGTCACTCCCATGCTTAACCCCTTCATGTATAGTTTGAGGAACAAAGATATCAAGAGAGCACTGAAAGCATTTTTTGTGAAGGAATCAATAAAAGGAGGCTTGTCTTAG
- the LOC126029868 gene encoding LOW QUALITY PROTEIN: olfactory receptor 1571-like (The sequence of the model RefSeq protein was modified relative to this genomic sequence to represent the inferred CDS: deleted 2 bases in 1 codon): MTVEKYSIVYLDPGVFNYAHLLVYLGCFQILATVKRITPTSTPPCTSSCNLSFTDICFISTTIPKMLVNIQTESKVITFEGCITQMYFFLLFGVLDDFILSAMAYDRFVAICHPLHYTVIMNPRLCRLVILLSWIISALYSLLQSLMVLRLSFCTDLEIPHFFCELNQMVQLACSDSLVNDIVLYFATGILAGCPLAGIIYSYSKIISSICKISSTQGKYKAFSTCVSHLSVVSLFYFTILGVYLSSAATPNSHSSATASVMYTVVTPMLNPFIYSLRNKDIKRALKRFIAMEALRGSTFLGQNKCS, from the exons ATGACGG ttgagaagtattctattgtgtatctaGACCCTGGTGTCTTTAACTATGCACATCTTCTTGTGTacttgggttgcttccaaatCTTGGCCACTGTGAAAAGGATT ACTCCCACCTCcacacccccatgtacttcttcctgt AATCTCTCCTTTACAGACATCTGTTTCATCTCTACCACAATCCCAAAAATGTTGGTGAATATTCAGACAGAAAGCAAAGTCATCACCTTTGAAGGCTGCATCACACagatgtatttttttctgttatttggaGTGTTGGATGACTTTATTCTTTCTGCAATGGCCTATGACCGTTTTGTGGCCATCTGCCACCCTCTTCACTACACTGTGATTATGAATCCTCGGCTCTGTAGATTAGTGATTCTGCTCTCCTGGATCATCAGTGCCCTATACTCTTTGTTACAAAGTTTAATGGTGTTGAGACTCTCCTTCTGCACAGACTTGGAAATCCCTCACTTTTTCTGTGAACTCAATCAGATGGTCCAACTTGCCTGTTCTGACTCCTTAGTGAATGACATAGTACTGTATTTTGCAACTGGAATACTGGCTGGTTGTCCACTGGCTGGGATAATTTATTCTTACTCAAAGATTATTTCCTCCATCTGTAAAATCTCCTCAACTCAGGGAAAATACAAAGCTTTTTCCACCTGTGTATCTCACCTTTCTgttgtttccttattttattttacaatcctGGGAGTCTATCTTAGCTCAGCTGCTACTCCAAATTCACATTCCAGTGCTACAGCCTCAGTGATGTATACTGTGGTCACACCCATGTTGAATCCCTTCATCTACAGTCTAAGAAACAAAGACATAAAGAGAGCTCTGAAAAGATTCATTGCAATGGAAGCTTTGAGAGGATCAACTTTCTTAGGACAAAACAAGTGCTCATAA
- the LOC126029869 gene encoding olfactory receptor 7C1-like encodes MYLITVFGNLFIILAVLSDSHLYTPMYFFLSNLSLVDICFTTTTMPKMLVNIHTQIKAITYEDCITQMFFVNVFAVLDDLLLTVMAYDRFVAICHPLHYTVIMNPRLCGLMLLGSWIIIVSLFYCTSLGVYLGSAATHNSQSSSIASVMYAVVTPMLNPFIYSLRNNDIKRALKAFLFKGTINGELT; translated from the exons ATGTACTTGATCACTGTGTTTGGTAACCTTTTCATCATCTTGGCTGTCCTCTCAGACTCCCACCTCTACactcccatgtacttcttcctttccaatctgtCCTTAGTGGATATCtgcttcaccaccaccaccatgccCAAGATGCTTGTGAATATACATACACAGATTAAAGCCATAACCTATGAAGACTGCATCACACAGATGTTTTTTGTCAATGTATTTGCAGTGTTGGATGATTTACTTCTGACAGTGATGGCCTATGATCGCTTTGTGGCCATCTGCCATCCTCTACACTATACAGTCATCATGAACCCCAGACTCTGTGGACTGATGCTTCTGGGGTCGTGGATCATTA TTGTCTCCTTATTTTATTGTACTAGTCTGGGTGTGTATCTTGGCTCTGCTGCTACCCACAATTCACAGTCAAGTTCAATAGCCTCAGTGATGTATGCTGTGGTTACACCCATGCTAAACCCTTTCATATATAGTCTAAGGAACAATGACATAAAGAGGGCTCTGAAGGCATTCTTGTTCAAAGGAACTATAAATGGAGAATTGACCTAG